In Monodelphis domestica isolate mMonDom1 chromosome 4, mMonDom1.pri, whole genome shotgun sequence, one DNA window encodes the following:
- the LOC100618774 gene encoding olfactory receptor 52B2 translates to MMNANHTVFHPAVFILIGIPGLEKYHIWLSIPLCFIYVTAVLGNSVLILVIVTERSLHEPMYMFLSMLASADILLSTTTAPKALAIFWFHAREITFDSCMTQVFFVHMMFVGESAILMVMAFDRYVAICYPLRYSTILTTSMVWKLAFAVFFRTFCIIFPVIFLLKLLPFCRTNVIPHSYCEHIGIARLACADITVNIWYGFSLPILMVLTDVVLITVSYTLILRAIFRMPSQEARHKAINTCGSHFCVFLIFYFPSFFTVLTHRFGRNFPRHAHILLANL, encoded by the coding sequence ATGATGAACGCCAATCACACTGTCTTCCATCCTGCTGTGTTTATCCTAATTGGCATCCCAGGCCTAGAGAAATATCACATCTGGCTTTCCATCCCCTTATGCTTTATATATGTAACTGCAGTATTGGGGAACAGTGTCCTGATTCTGGTCATTGTCACTGAGCGCAGCCTCCATGAGCCTATGTACATGTTTCTCTCCATGCTGGCTAGTGCTGACATCTTACTTTCCACTACTACTGCACCCAAAGCCTTGGCCATTTTCTGGTTCCATGCACGGGAGATCACCTTTGATTCATGTATGACCCAAGTCTTCTTTGTCCATATGATGTTTGTGGGGGAATCAGCCATCTTGATGGTCATGGCATTTGATCGTTATGTAGCTATTTGCTACCCACTGAGATATTCAACAATACTGACAACATCTATGGTGTGGAAGCTAGCCTTTGCTGTTTTCTTCCGGACCTTCTGCATCATCTTCCCTGTCATTTTTCTGCTAAAGCTGTTACCCTTCTGTAGGACCAATGTGATTCCCCATTCATACTGTGAGCACATTGGGATTGCCCGACTGGCCTGTGCTGACATCACTGTCAATATATGGTATGGTTTCTCCCTCCCTATTTTAATGGTGCTTACAGATGTGGTGCTTATTACAGTGTCCTATACCTTGATCCTCCGTGCCATCTTTCGAATGCCTTCTCAGGAGGCCAGACATAAGGCAATCAACACTTGTGGCTCTCATTTTTGTGTATTCCTCATATTTTATTTCCCATCTTTCTTCACTGTATTGACTCACCGTTTTGGGCGCAACTTCCCACGCCATGCACACATCCTATTGGCCAACCTCTAG